The proteins below come from a single Serratia fonticola genomic window:
- a CDS encoding ATP-binding protein produces the protein MEFKTKSTLLPAWIAIAAVALLLGIIITLAIKDLQRGREVEIQTLREKSAVLMSSFESGARTGMGMRWRHDQRQTLLEEMAYQPNVLYIAITDRSGRILAHSDPQRVGQQLYSPQQMAELKVSSDAQWHMTTFDEPQAQQQNAFEAYRWFKPLKRGSGHSGHMMNRSRMQEAAEPQDDEQAVIFAALDTVALDAAQAKDMRNTSILLSILLLLALASLLALFWGRRYQRSSQQLQDSRAFSSEIISNLPMGLITTNDQHQIRVVNHAAEVMLGCSAAELFGQPSHQALPAEWQQLAQKSSQGQPIIEQDIDHRLAGGQSLPLSLSVANIVNHSGHFLGNVFIFRDMREIRQLQEEIRRKEKLAAIGDLAAGVAHEIRNPLSSIKGFAKYFADRSPAGSEQHELAKVMAKEVDRLNRVITELLALVRPADLCLQRVAINEVIEHSLHLIRQDAESNNIALRSRCDEALSLVEIDPDRLTQVLLNLYLNAIQAIGSDGVLEVDVEATKEGAMRITVCDSGAGIPPDELGKIFNPYFTTKAAGTGLGLTMVQKVIEEHQGTIAVTSSQPTGTRFEIVIPLRHNNPQGEAHADA, from the coding sequence ATGGAATTTAAAACCAAATCGACGCTCTTACCTGCCTGGATTGCGATCGCCGCGGTCGCGTTACTGCTTGGCATTATCATCACGCTGGCCATTAAAGATCTGCAGCGTGGGCGTGAGGTGGAAATCCAGACGCTACGAGAAAAAAGCGCGGTGTTGATGAGCTCGTTTGAATCCGGTGCTCGTACCGGTATGGGCATGCGCTGGCGCCACGATCAGCGTCAAACCCTGTTGGAGGAGATGGCCTATCAGCCAAACGTGCTGTACATCGCCATTACCGATCGCTCTGGCCGTATCCTGGCGCACAGCGATCCGCAACGCGTTGGTCAGCAGTTGTATAGCCCGCAACAGATGGCTGAGCTGAAGGTCTCCAGCGATGCACAGTGGCATATGACGACCTTTGATGAGCCGCAGGCTCAGCAGCAGAATGCTTTCGAAGCCTACCGTTGGTTTAAGCCGCTCAAGCGCGGCAGCGGCCACTCTGGCCATATGATGAACCGATCGCGTATGCAGGAGGCTGCCGAGCCTCAGGATGATGAGCAGGCCGTTATTTTTGCGGCGTTAGACACCGTCGCGCTGGATGCCGCCCAGGCAAAGGATATGCGCAACACCTCGATTTTGCTGTCCATCCTGCTGTTGCTGGCGTTAGCCAGTTTGTTGGCGCTGTTCTGGGGGCGGCGTTATCAACGCTCCAGCCAACAGTTGCAGGACTCAAGGGCCTTCTCCAGCGAAATTATCAGTAACTTGCCGATGGGCTTGATCACCACCAATGATCAGCACCAGATCCGAGTGGTTAACCATGCGGCAGAAGTGATGCTGGGTTGTAGCGCCGCCGAGCTGTTTGGCCAGCCTAGCCATCAGGCGCTGCCAGCCGAATGGCAGCAACTGGCACAGAAAAGTAGTCAAGGCCAGCCGATTATCGAACAGGATATTGACCATCGTCTGGCTGGTGGGCAGAGCCTGCCGTTGAGCCTCAGCGTGGCGAATATTGTTAATCACAGCGGCCATTTTCTGGGTAACGTATTTATCTTCCGCGATATGCGGGAAATTCGCCAACTGCAAGAGGAGATCCGCCGCAAAGAAAAGCTGGCGGCTATCGGCGATTTAGCGGCTGGCGTGGCCCACGAGATCCGCAACCCACTTTCCTCCATCAAAGGCTTCGCCAAGTATTTTGCCGACCGCTCGCCTGCGGGTAGCGAACAGCATGAACTGGCCAAGGTGATGGCGAAAGAGGTCGACCGTCTCAACCGGGTGATCACCGAGTTACTGGCGCTGGTGCGCCCTGCCGATCTGTGTTTGCAGCGGGTGGCGATTAACGAGGTGATCGAACATTCGCTGCACCTGATCCGTCAGGATGCTGAGAGTAACAATATCGCCCTTCGTTCCCGTTGTGATGAAGCTTTGTCGCTGGTGGAGATCGATCCCGATCGCCTCACTCAGGTGTTGTTGAATCTGTATCTCAATGCCATCCAGGCGATTGGCTCGGATGGCGTACTCGAGGTTGATGTTGAAGCGACCAAGGAGGGGGCGATGCGCATTACCGTCTGCGACTCGGGTGCCGGTATCCCACCTGACGAGCTTGGAAAAATCTTTAACCCTTACTTCACCACCAAGGCGGCGGGCACTGGCCTGGGCCTGACCATGGTGCAGAAAGTGATCGAGGAGCACCAGGGGACGATCGCCGTTACCAGTAGCCAACCAACGGGCACCCGATTTGAAATAGTGATCCCGCTCAGGCACAACAATCCACAAGGGGAGGCTCATGCAGACGCCTAA
- a CDS encoding periplasmic heavy metal sensor, whose amino-acid sequence MTLTKTTFAAIISVALLAGVSTTALAQNGYHANMGNAQGTHQGMGYQHANRANLTPEQQVVSQKAFDEFQSKTADLRQQLMSKQYEYQALLTSKPLDEQKVLAVSKEVTALRDNLYQQRVALDTDLAKAGVPVMGHGMGGAGMHGGRGCR is encoded by the coding sequence ATGACGCTAACTAAAACCACCTTCGCCGCCATTATCTCCGTTGCCCTGCTGGCCGGTGTTAGCACTACCGCATTGGCGCAAAATGGTTACCACGCCAATATGGGCAATGCACAGGGAACCCATCAAGGGATGGGTTATCAGCACGCTAACCGCGCGAACTTGACGCCTGAACAGCAAGTCGTCAGCCAGAAAGCCTTTGATGAGTTCCAGTCGAAAACCGCCGATCTGCGCCAACAGCTGATGTCCAAGCAATACGAATATCAGGCGCTGCTGACCAGCAAGCCTTTGGATGAACAAAAGGTCTTGGCCGTGAGCAAAGAAGTGACCGCATTGCGTGACAACCTGTACCAACAACGCGTAGCACTGGATACCGATCTGGCCAAGGCCGGAGTGCCAGTGATGGGCCATGGGATGGGCGGAGCGGGGATGCACGGCGGACGCGGCTGCCGTTAA
- a CDS encoding alpha/beta hydrolase, with amino-acid sequence MFIKWIKRIALLLVVLIIGALGARIYDTQRGPSLQLWHTFVPDEMHADEIDKASWADYLTAEDAIFKEVRQNVTDKLDSSQQTSLNRYFVDSPIYPEKFPTDWNRSYIMMPDGKPKGAVVLLHGLTDTPYSLRHIADNYREYGYVAVGIRLPAHGTVPGALTDVDWQDWMAATRLAIREAKRLAGDDVPLHIVGFSNGGALAMKYTLDALDDPRLTKPQRVVLISPMIGVTSFARFAGIAGWPAIFPAFAKAAWLGIVPEFNPFKYNSFPVNAARQSFQLTQALQKQIAADSRNGKMGELPPILTFQSVMDSTVSTRAVITALYNHLPANGSEVVLFDLNQAVAFGPLLRSSSYTALPRLLPPAPRNYTATIVTNVTPETTDTEARTIVAGQTAETTDLLGITYLPDIFSLSHVALPFPLSDSLYGRYPEPRNQYGISLGTFAARGERAVLVVGLDSLMRLSSNPFFPYMLKRIDDNIGPAPTK; translated from the coding sequence ATGTTTATCAAATGGATTAAACGCATTGCCCTGCTGCTGGTGGTGTTAATTATCGGTGCGCTGGGGGCGAGGATTTATGACACCCAGCGTGGGCCATCGCTACAGCTTTGGCATACCTTTGTCCCAGATGAAATGCACGCCGATGAGATCGATAAGGCTAGTTGGGCGGATTATCTGACCGCCGAGGACGCCATTTTCAAAGAGGTCCGCCAGAATGTGACCGACAAGTTGGACAGCAGCCAGCAGACCTCGTTGAACCGCTACTTTGTCGACAGCCCGATCTATCCCGAAAAGTTTCCCACCGACTGGAACCGCTCCTACATCATGATGCCGGACGGCAAACCGAAAGGCGCCGTGGTGCTGTTACATGGTTTGACCGATACCCCTTACAGCCTGCGGCATATCGCGGATAATTACCGTGAATATGGCTATGTGGCGGTTGGTATTCGTTTACCGGCGCACGGCACCGTACCGGGGGCGCTGACCGACGTAGATTGGCAGGATTGGATGGCCGCGACACGGCTGGCGATCCGTGAAGCCAAACGCCTGGCGGGTGACGACGTACCGCTGCACATCGTTGGCTTCTCAAACGGCGGCGCGTTGGCGATGAAATACACGTTAGATGCGTTGGATGACCCCCGGCTGACGAAACCCCAGCGTGTGGTGCTGATTTCGCCGATGATCGGCGTCACCAGCTTTGCTCGTTTTGCGGGTATTGCCGGTTGGCCAGCCATCTTCCCGGCGTTTGCCAAGGCGGCGTGGTTGGGGATTGTGCCAGAGTTTAACCCATTCAAATACAATTCGTTCCCGGTGAATGCGGCACGTCAGTCCTTCCAGCTAACCCAGGCATTGCAAAAGCAGATTGCCGCCGATTCGCGCAACGGCAAAATGGGCGAATTGCCGCCGATCCTGACGTTCCAATCGGTGATGGATTCGACCGTCAGCACCCGCGCGGTGATCACCGCCCTGTATAACCACCTGCCAGCCAACGGCAGTGAGGTGGTGTTATTTGATTTAAACCAGGCGGTGGCGTTTGGGCCGTTACTCAGAAGCTCATCCTATACCGCGCTGCCACGTCTGTTGCCACCGGCACCGCGTAACTATACGGCCACCATCGTCACTAACGTGACGCCAGAAACCACGGATACTGAGGCACGTACCATCGTCGCAGGGCAAACGGCAGAGACCACGGACCTGCTCGGTATCACCTACTTGCCGGATATCTTCTCGCTGTCGCACGTAGCGTTGCCGTTCCCGCTGAGTGATTCCCTGTACGGGCGTTACCCGGAACCGCGCAATCAATACGGCATCAGCCTGGGGACCTTTGCCGCACGTGGCGAGCGGGCGGTGCTGGTGGTCGGGCTGGACTCACTGATGCGTCTGTCCTCTAACCCGTTCTTCCCTTACATGCTTAAACGTATCGATGACAACATCGGCCCGGCACCAACGAAATAA
- a CDS encoding fimbrial protein — MKRIILRTVGLLLLMVASNGALAVVACSAISGTSRIDIVQLTPAAISAGADIPLGTVIYQGRWVSGETGIAVMDCTSTVDPASIWLNVAWSVEQAPMALASWSGSPFGGAVYETGIPGIGIAISRSNDGDAAKVGVPNYQFPGDVQFPITGGHLKPYLVNRIIHVSLIKIGAITPGNHVLDSSKLPVAGLAIVNPLSHPSTTGLPITVTRVQFQGQLTISAQTCTTPDVNVNLGSFDTREYFTGQGATTPWVDASITMTNCPTFYGFYNAANSLLMFDYTTGAGLATNSTNNSIGVRLTPATSVIDATNGIMAIDSTVSGAASGVGIQIGWGDSSQAPTLFNLASEKSVALPKDGSPTIRIPLAARYVQTAENTTPGKANGKVVFTINYY; from the coding sequence ATGAAGAGAATAATACTGCGTACGGTCGGGTTACTTTTGCTCATGGTAGCCAGCAATGGCGCCTTGGCGGTAGTTGCCTGTTCAGCGATAAGTGGTACCTCCCGTATCGATATCGTTCAACTCACTCCCGCAGCGATTTCAGCAGGGGCAGATATTCCCCTCGGGACGGTAATTTATCAAGGACGTTGGGTCAGTGGTGAAACCGGCATCGCTGTGATGGATTGTACATCAACGGTGGACCCAGCCTCTATCTGGCTCAACGTTGCCTGGAGTGTTGAGCAGGCGCCTATGGCGCTTGCTAGCTGGTCAGGCAGTCCTTTCGGAGGGGCGGTTTATGAGACAGGTATTCCAGGCATAGGCATCGCCATCTCACGTAGTAATGATGGTGATGCGGCCAAGGTTGGCGTACCGAACTATCAGTTTCCCGGCGATGTTCAGTTCCCGATAACTGGAGGGCATTTAAAACCTTATTTGGTGAATAGGATTATCCATGTCTCATTGATTAAAATCGGAGCTATTACTCCAGGAAACCATGTATTAGATTCGTCGAAACTTCCGGTAGCTGGCCTGGCTATTGTTAATCCGCTGAGTCATCCGTCGACAACTGGGTTGCCTATCACGGTTACCCGGGTCCAGTTTCAGGGGCAGTTGACAATATCAGCCCAGACCTGCACCACGCCAGATGTGAATGTCAATCTGGGCAGTTTCGATACGCGGGAATACTTTACTGGCCAGGGGGCAACGACTCCCTGGGTTGATGCTTCAATCACGATGACCAACTGCCCGACCTTCTACGGTTTTTATAATGCAGCCAACAGTCTATTGATGTTCGATTACACTACCGGTGCCGGGCTTGCTACCAACTCAACCAATAACAGCATTGGTGTGCGCTTGACCCCGGCAACCTCGGTGATTGATGCAACTAATGGGATCATGGCTATAGATTCAACGGTATCCGGTGCTGCATCTGGCGTAGGCATCCAGATCGGCTGGGGCGACAGCAGCCAGGCACCGACGCTGTTTAACTTGGCATCAGAAAAATCGGTGGCTCTGCCAAAAGACGGTAGCCCGACAATTCGTATTCCCCTGGCTGCCCGTTATGTTCAAACGGCTGAGAATACTACGCCGGGCAAGGCGAATGGCAAAGTGGTGTTTACCATTAACTACTATTGA
- a CDS encoding sigma-54-dependent Fis family transcriptional regulator codes for MQTPNAHILLVEDDISHCTILQALISGWGYRVSVAHNGRQALEQVRAQPFDLILSDVRMAEMDGIAALKAIKSYNPAIPILIMTAYSNVESAVEAIKAGAYDYLTKPLDFDTLQLTLARALEHTSLKSENQDLKQRLRFDQQNFIGRSEPMRKLLEMIAMIAPSDATVLISGESGTGKELIARAVHANSLRKERPLVSINCAALSESLLESELFGHEKGAFTGADKRREGRFMEADQGTLFLDEIGEVSPLMQAKLLRAIQEREIQRVGSNQTLSVDVRLIAATNRDLLADVEAGRFRQDLYYRLNVVTVDSPPLRARREDIPLLAMHFLAKFAERNRKPVKGFTPLAMDMLLKYSWPGNVRELENSVERGVILLSGDFISEKELPLSISQCVDVQPDRQCGQAIQPLEQVEKQAILAALEQTAGNKTEAAKQLGITRKTLLAKLQK; via the coding sequence ATGCAGACGCCTAACGCACATATTTTGCTGGTTGAGGACGATATCAGCCATTGCACCATCCTTCAGGCGCTTATTAGCGGCTGGGGCTACCGGGTCAGCGTGGCGCATAACGGCCGACAAGCGTTGGAGCAGGTCAGGGCACAGCCGTTCGATCTGATCCTCAGCGACGTGCGAATGGCGGAAATGGATGGCATCGCGGCGCTGAAGGCCATCAAAAGCTATAACCCGGCGATCCCGATCCTGATCATGACCGCCTACTCCAACGTGGAGTCTGCCGTTGAAGCGATTAAGGCGGGGGCTTATGACTATCTGACCAAGCCTCTCGATTTCGATACGTTGCAGCTCACGTTGGCACGCGCACTGGAGCATACCTCGTTAAAAAGCGAGAACCAGGATCTGAAGCAGCGTTTGCGGTTCGATCAGCAAAATTTTATTGGCCGCAGTGAACCGATGCGCAAGCTGCTGGAAATGATCGCCATGATCGCCCCTTCTGATGCGACAGTCTTGATCAGTGGCGAATCAGGCACCGGCAAGGAACTGATAGCTAGAGCTGTGCACGCCAACAGCCTGCGCAAGGAGCGGCCATTGGTGAGCATCAACTGCGCCGCCTTGAGCGAATCTCTGCTGGAGTCGGAGCTGTTCGGTCATGAGAAAGGGGCATTTACCGGTGCCGATAAACGCCGGGAAGGGCGTTTTATGGAGGCCGATCAGGGCACGCTGTTCCTGGACGAGATTGGAGAAGTCTCGCCGTTGATGCAGGCAAAATTACTGCGGGCGATCCAGGAGCGGGAGATCCAGCGGGTGGGCAGTAATCAGACCCTGTCGGTGGATGTACGTCTGATCGCAGCGACCAACCGGGATCTGTTGGCGGACGTGGAGGCTGGCAGGTTCCGTCAGGATCTCTACTATCGGCTGAATGTGGTGACGGTCGACAGCCCGCCGCTCAGGGCGCGCCGCGAAGACATTCCCCTGTTGGCAATGCATTTTCTGGCCAAATTTGCCGAGCGTAACCGTAAGCCGGTTAAGGGATTCACCCCGTTGGCGATGGATATGCTGCTGAAATATTCCTGGCCTGGTAACGTGCGGGAGTTGGAAAACAGCGTTGAGCGTGGGGTGATCCTGCTGAGTGGGGACTTTATCAGTGAAAAAGAGCTGCCGCTGAGCATTAGCCAGTGTGTTGATGTGCAGCCAGATCGCCAATGTGGCCAAGCGATCCAGCCGTTGGAGCAGGTAGAGAAACAGGCGATTTTGGCGGCGCTGGAACAAACCGCCGGTAACAAGACCGAGGCGGCCAAACAGCTGGGCATTACCCGTAAAACGCTGTTGGCCAAGTTACAGAAGTAG
- a CDS encoding helix-turn-helix domain-containing protein yields the protein MPGKINIITDNYYFFVGLNAYLHAEGRVINLMSLNELKNTSTTGFGKEDVLVFHMLNSISEMSFLIAVAKFPGKVIFLPSEMKIKFNLDFGRHIALAEDTDEDAVFNELVKIVGGELPVATFLQDSLTRREKAVLLSMIDGMNMQAIGHSLRISTKTVYTHRRNALQKLGVRNLFQACPIKSSVLNSAIFSG from the coding sequence ATGCCTGGAAAAATTAATATAATTACCGACAACTATTATTTTTTTGTCGGGCTCAATGCGTATTTGCATGCCGAGGGTAGAGTGATTAACCTAATGTCACTCAATGAACTGAAAAACACCAGTACCACTGGTTTTGGCAAAGAAGATGTGCTGGTTTTTCATATGTTGAATTCAATCAGTGAGATGTCGTTCTTGATTGCGGTAGCCAAATTTCCTGGCAAAGTGATTTTTTTGCCAAGCGAAATGAAAATTAAATTCAATCTGGATTTTGGGCGGCATATTGCCTTGGCAGAGGATACCGATGAGGACGCGGTGTTTAATGAATTGGTCAAGATCGTGGGTGGGGAGCTTCCTGTTGCAACTTTTCTCCAGGATAGCTTAACCCGCAGAGAGAAGGCCGTACTGCTGTCTATGATCGATGGCATGAATATGCAGGCCATCGGCCACAGTTTACGTATCTCAACCAAAACCGTGTATACCCACCGGCGTAATGCCTTGCAAAAGCTGGGGGTGCGCAACCTGTTTCAGGCGTGCCCAATAAAAAGCAGCGTGCTCAATTCGGCTATTTTTTCCGGTTGA
- a CDS encoding glycine zipper 2TM domain-containing protein: MNKTIIVVALAAAVLSGCNANRTASGDTFTAAQARQANFVTYGTLVSVRPVTIQGGDGTNAAGAIGGAVVGGFLGNTVGGGSGRSLATAAGAVGGAAAGSGIQSAMNRSAGVELEVRRDDGVNIVVVQAQGSTQFHNGQRVALVTNGSTTTVSPR, translated from the coding sequence ATGAATAAAACAATCATTGTTGTCGCTCTTGCTGCCGCCGTTCTGAGCGGATGTAACGCTAATCGCACCGCTTCCGGCGATACCTTTACTGCAGCACAGGCCAGGCAGGCCAACTTCGTCACTTATGGCACGCTGGTCTCCGTACGCCCGGTAACCATCCAGGGTGGTGATGGTACCAACGCCGCTGGGGCTATTGGTGGGGCCGTGGTCGGTGGCTTCCTGGGTAATACCGTGGGTGGCGGCTCAGGACGCAGCCTGGCAACAGCGGCGGGTGCCGTGGGGGGCGCAGCTGCTGGCTCAGGGATCCAAAGCGCCATGAACCGCAGCGCCGGGGTGGAACTGGAAGTGCGCCGGGATGACGGCGTGAATATCGTGGTCGTTCAGGCACAGGGCTCAACCCAGTTCCATAACGGGCAGCGCGTCGCACTGGTAACCAATGGCAGCACCACCACCGTATCACCACGCTAA
- a CDS encoding fimbrial protein — MKLSINKVSGLLGGLLLSVISSNSWAVANCSFDAGATQTETVPLSPPVISAGADIPVGTILYQGSWLMKNTKMGCQWAQADVGKSFWYSSSTLISNAPLPLSGLMTGPFAGAVYQTNIPGIGVVISRTASGNPIIPTRPAVTTDAENPIRQVGNELGGALDFAGSTRYVSLIKTGPITPGSFTMSGTNFPSVKTALEPPVNSHPGSVAVTGLPFTFYNINFQGTLRISSQTCTTPDVSVKLGSFDIREHFTRIGATTPWVDASINLTNCPTFYGFYNSTNTTKLMDYNTGQATVSTALNNSVGVRLAPTTSVIDAANGVMAIDSTLSGSASGVGIQIGWGDSSQAPTLFNLASEQSVALPKDGSPTIRIPLAARYIQTAAAPTPGKAEGKVVFTVNYY, encoded by the coding sequence ATGAAACTATCCATAAATAAAGTGTCGGGTTTGCTCGGTGGTCTGTTGTTAAGCGTTATCAGCTCCAACAGTTGGGCCGTAGCCAATTGTTCGTTTGATGCTGGCGCAACCCAAACGGAAACGGTGCCGTTGAGCCCGCCGGTGATTTCTGCCGGGGCCGATATTCCCGTGGGTACGATACTTTATCAAGGCAGTTGGTTGATGAAAAACACCAAGATGGGGTGCCAATGGGCGCAGGCCGACGTAGGTAAGTCATTTTGGTACAGCAGCTCAACGCTGATTAGCAATGCTCCGCTGCCTCTAAGTGGCTTAATGACTGGCCCGTTTGCGGGGGCCGTCTATCAGACTAATATTCCAGGGATTGGCGTGGTGATTTCACGAACCGCTAGTGGCAATCCGATAATACCAACCAGGCCTGCAGTGACCACCGATGCAGAGAACCCTATCAGGCAGGTTGGCAATGAATTAGGGGGAGCCTTGGATTTTGCCGGTTCAACACGTTATGTCTCGCTCATTAAAACGGGGCCGATCACGCCCGGTAGCTTTACGATGAGTGGTACAAATTTCCCTAGTGTCAAGACAGCGCTCGAACCACCTGTAAATAGCCATCCTGGCTCCGTAGCTGTCACCGGGCTGCCGTTTACTTTTTATAATATCAATTTCCAGGGGACCCTGAGGATTTCGTCACAAACCTGCACGACGCCGGATGTGTCGGTGAAATTGGGTTCTTTCGATATCAGAGAACACTTTACCCGGATTGGTGCGACCACCCCTTGGGTAGACGCCTCCATCAATCTGACTAACTGTCCGACATTTTACGGTTTTTATAATAGTACCAATACCACGAAGCTGATGGATTACAACACGGGACAGGCGACGGTTTCCACTGCGCTGAATAACAGCGTTGGCGTGAGATTGGCCCCGACAACCTCGGTGATCGATGCTGCCAATGGGGTGATGGCTATTGACTCGACGCTATCTGGTTCGGCATCAGGCGTAGGCATCCAGATCGGCTGGGGCGACAGCAGCCAGGCACCGACGCTGTTTAACTTGGCATCAGAACAATCGGTGGCGCTGCCAAAAGACGGTAGCCCAACCATTCGAATTCCACTGGCTGCCCGATATATTCAAACGGCTGCGGCACCGACGCCGGGGAAGGCGGAGGGCAAAGTGGTATTTACCGTTAACTACTATTGA
- a CDS encoding c-type cytochrome, giving the protein MNKIKKIAGLGAVAVAVIVAVGAIATWQPEIVQVESLDTHTFNQAQIEKGKQLAALGDCAVCHTRPGGERNTGGLAMEIPFGTIYTSNITPDLETGIGRWSYPAFERAMRHGVDRQGNYLYPAFPYTAFTRTSDEDLKALYAYLMTQPAVHYQPPKTALHFPFNIRQGIVTWNWLYLTPGAMQPDASQSKEWNRGAYLTEGLGHCSACHSPRNFLFGEQGGSKHLSGGVAEGWTAPSLTANPQLPLAWSQQDLLTFMQTGYSANHGVAAGPMAPVIEEGLSQLPTEDLQAITTYLHSFNPQDESLPGKATEINRLAEQRVEPLTSQGARIFSGACMACHSQEKGAQMQGVRPSLALNSNLYSDSPDNAIRVVLSGIQHPAKGELGYMPAFRYNLNDEQIAALLQYLRQDFTKQKPWPDLQQRVAELRAETDPSPQPSPTGRGS; this is encoded by the coding sequence ATGAACAAGATAAAGAAAATCGCCGGGCTGGGCGCAGTGGCTGTTGCCGTCATCGTGGCGGTGGGGGCCATTGCCACCTGGCAGCCAGAAATAGTGCAAGTCGAAAGCCTGGATACCCACACCTTCAACCAGGCGCAGATTGAAAAAGGTAAGCAGTTGGCCGCTCTTGGTGATTGCGCGGTGTGTCACACCCGCCCCGGTGGTGAGCGCAATACCGGCGGGCTAGCGATGGAGATCCCGTTCGGTACCATCTATACCAGCAATATTACGCCCGACCTGGAAACGGGTATCGGTAGATGGTCCTATCCCGCCTTTGAACGCGCCATGCGTCACGGGGTCGATCGCCAGGGCAATTACCTCTACCCGGCTTTCCCCTATACCGCATTTACGCGCACCAGCGACGAAGATCTCAAGGCGCTGTACGCCTACCTGATGACGCAGCCAGCGGTGCATTACCAGCCGCCGAAAACCGCATTACATTTCCCGTTCAATATCCGTCAGGGGATTGTGACCTGGAACTGGCTCTATCTGACGCCCGGAGCCATGCAGCCAGACGCCAGCCAGAGTAAAGAGTGGAACCGGGGGGCCTATCTGACGGAGGGGCTAGGCCATTGCAGCGCCTGTCATTCGCCACGAAACTTCCTGTTTGGGGAGCAAGGGGGCAGCAAACACTTGAGCGGCGGTGTCGCAGAAGGCTGGACCGCTCCGTCCCTGACCGCTAATCCTCAGTTGCCGCTGGCCTGGAGCCAGCAGGATCTGCTGACCTTTATGCAAACCGGCTACTCCGCAAACCACGGTGTGGCTGCTGGGCCGATGGCGCCGGTGATCGAGGAAGGTCTTTCTCAACTGCCAACAGAGGATTTGCAGGCCATTACTACCTATCTGCATTCTTTCAATCCTCAGGATGAAAGCCTCCCCGGTAAGGCCACAGAGATTAACCGGCTGGCGGAGCAAAGGGTTGAGCCGCTGACTTCGCAGGGAGCGCGGATTTTCTCCGGTGCCTGTATGGCTTGCCACTCTCAGGAGAAAGGCGCGCAGATGCAGGGCGTACGCCCTTCCCTGGCCCTGAACAGCAACCTGTATAGCGACAGCCCGGATAATGCCATCCGCGTGGTGCTTTCCGGTATCCAGCATCCGGCCAAAGGCGAATTGGGCTATATGCCTGCGTTCCGTTATAACCTCAACGACGAGCAAATCGCTGCGCTGCTGCAGTATCTACGGCAGGACTTTACCAAGCAAAAACCGTGGCCTGATTTGCAACAACGGGTGGCTGAACTGCGGGCGGAGACTGACCCCTCACCCCAACCCTCTCCCACAGGGAGAGGGAGCTGA